A stretch of the Onychomys torridus chromosome 23, mOncTor1.1, whole genome shotgun sequence genome encodes the following:
- the Kcne4 gene encoding potassium voltage-gated channel subfamily E member 4: protein MLRMEPLNSTHPSAAASSSPLQSHVPSSSSGNGNEYFYILVVMSFYGIFLIGIMLGYMQSKRREKKSSLLLLYKDEERLWGEAMKPLPMMSGLRSAQVPMMLNMLQESVAPALSCTLCSMEGDSVSSESSSPDVHLTIQEEGADDELEETSETPLNESSEGSSENVHQDS, encoded by the coding sequence ATGCTAAGGATGGAGCCTCTGAACAGTACCCACCCCAGCGCTGCAGCCTCCAGCAGCCCCCTCCAGTCCCATGTGCCTAGTAGCAGCAGTGGTAACGGCAATGAATACTTCTATATTCTGGTCGTTATGTCCTTCTATGGCATTTTCCTGATCGGAATCATGCTGGGCTACATGCAATCCAAGAGACGGGAGAAGAAGTCTAGCCTCCTGCTGCTGTACAAAGATGAGGAGAGGCTGTGGGGTGAAGCTATGAAGCCACTGCCCATGATGTCGGGCCTGAGGTCAGCACAGGTGCCCATGATGCTGAATATGCTACAAGAGAGTGTGGCGCCTGCACTGTCTTGCACCCTCTGCTCAATGGAAGGGGACAGTGTGAGCTCTGAGTCCTCCTCCCCAGATGTGCATCTCACCAtccaggaggaaggagctgatgatGAGCTGGAGGAGACCTCCGAGACACCTCTCAATGAAAGCAGTGAAGGGTCTTCAGAAAACGTTCATCAGGATTCCTAG